A genomic stretch from Mycobacterium malmoense includes:
- a CDS encoding sulfotransferase family protein gives MADRKDVATVDELHASATKLTGLDDFGIDDDNYLEALGVLLDSYRREAGLTVLGSKMNRFFLRGALVARLLSESAWKQYPQHADVAVERPIFVTGLVRTGTTALHRLLGADPAHQGLHMWLAEFPQPRPPRETWESNPLYRQLDAQFNQHHAENPGYTGLHFMAAYELEECWQLLRQSLHSVSYETLAHIPSYAEWLSRQDWTPSYRRHRKNLQLIGLNDADKRWVLKNPSHLFALDALMATYPDALVIQTHRPVETIMASMCSLAQHTAEGWSTTFVGAQIGADAMETWSRGLERFNTARAKYDPAQFYDVDYRGLIADPLGTVADIYRHFGLTLTDEARVAMEKSHAESQAGERAPKHTYSLADYGLTVETVKERFAGL, from the coding sequence ATGGCCGACCGGAAAGATGTGGCCACCGTCGACGAACTGCACGCATCGGCCACCAAGCTGACCGGGCTCGACGACTTCGGCATCGACGACGACAACTACCTTGAGGCGCTGGGGGTGCTGCTGGACTCCTACCGACGGGAAGCAGGCCTAACGGTGTTGGGCAGCAAGATGAATCGGTTTTTCCTGCGCGGCGCGCTGGTGGCCAGGCTGCTGTCCGAATCCGCGTGGAAGCAATACCCGCAGCACGCCGACGTCGCGGTCGAACGGCCGATCTTCGTCACCGGGCTGGTGCGCACCGGCACCACGGCGCTGCACCGGCTGCTCGGCGCCGACCCGGCTCACCAGGGCCTGCACATGTGGTTGGCCGAGTTCCCGCAGCCGCGACCGCCGCGCGAAACCTGGGAGTCAAACCCGTTGTACCGCCAGCTGGATGCGCAGTTCAACCAGCACCACGCCGAAAACCCCGGCTACACCGGCCTGCATTTCATGGCCGCCTACGAGCTGGAGGAATGCTGGCAGCTGCTGCGGCAGTCGCTGCATTCGGTGTCCTACGAAACCCTCGCGCACATCCCCAGTTACGCGGAGTGGCTCTCGCGGCAGGACTGGACGCCGTCGTATCGGCGGCACCGCAAAAACCTTCAGCTGATCGGCCTCAACGACGCCGACAAGCGGTGGGTGCTGAAGAACCCCAGCCACCTCTTCGCGCTGGACGCCTTGATGGCGACCTACCCCGACGCGCTGGTGATCCAGACCCACCGGCCCGTCGAGACGATCATGGCCTCGATGTGCTCGCTGGCCCAGCACACCGCCGAGGGCTGGTCGACGACGTTCGTCGGCGCCCAAATCGGTGCTGACGCAATGGAAACCTGGTCACGCGGGCTCGAGCGGTTCAACACCGCACGCGCCAAATACGATCCGGCCCAGTTCTACGACGTCGACTACCGCGGCCTGATCGCCGACCCGCTGGGCACCGTGGCCGACATCTACCGGCACTTCGGTCTGACGTTGACCGACGAGGCGCGGGTAGCCATGGAAAAGAGCCACGCCGAAAGCCAAGCCGGCGAGCGGGCGCCCAAACACACGTATTCGCTTGCCGACTACGGGCTCACCGTCGAAACGGTCAAGGAGCGGTTCGCCGGGCTCTGA
- a CDS encoding SDR family oxidoreductase has translation MTGILDQKVVVISGVGPGLGTTLAHRCARDGADLVLAARTTERLDAVAKQINDAGHKALAVRTDITDDEEVGYLVEITMATYGKVDVLINNAFRVPSMKPLAGTSFQHIRDAIELSALGALRLIQAFTPALEASHGSIVNINSMVLRHSQAKYGAYKMAKSALLAMSQSLATELGEQGIRVNSVAPGYIWGDTLQGYFEHQAGKYGTTVDQIYQATAANSDLKRLPTEDEVASAILFLASDLSSGITGQTLDVNCGEYHT, from the coding sequence ATGACAGGAATACTCGATCAAAAGGTGGTCGTCATCAGTGGCGTCGGGCCGGGACTCGGCACCACGCTGGCGCACCGGTGCGCCCGCGACGGCGCCGACCTGGTGCTGGCGGCGCGTACCACCGAACGGCTGGACGCCGTCGCCAAACAGATCAACGACGCCGGGCACAAGGCCCTGGCGGTGCGCACCGACATCACCGACGACGAGGAGGTGGGCTACCTCGTCGAGATCACCATGGCAACCTACGGCAAGGTCGACGTGCTGATTAACAACGCGTTTCGGGTTCCGTCGATGAAACCGTTGGCAGGCACCAGCTTTCAGCACATCCGGGACGCGATCGAGCTCAGCGCGCTCGGGGCGCTGCGGCTCATCCAGGCTTTCACGCCCGCGCTCGAGGCGTCGCACGGATCGATCGTCAACATCAACTCCATGGTGCTGCGGCACTCGCAGGCCAAATACGGTGCCTACAAGATGGCCAAGTCCGCGCTGCTGGCCATGTCGCAGTCGCTGGCCACCGAACTCGGCGAGCAGGGCATCCGCGTCAATTCCGTTGCGCCCGGCTATATCTGGGGCGACACACTGCAAGGCTACTTCGAGCATCAGGCCGGCAAGTACGGGACCACGGTGGACCAGATCTACCAGGCCACCGCGGCGAACTCCGACCTCAAGCGGCTGCCCACCGAGGACGAGGTGGCCTCGGCGATTCTTTTCCTGGCCAGTGACCTGTCCAGCGGCATCACCGGTCAGACGTTGGACGTCAACTGCGGGGAGTATCACACCTGA
- a CDS encoding heme-binding protein, with the protein MTVTSKSGVRLRRGLSGVLAGGLLSAIASMVIALPVASADPQQQCNTTVGQSASQTVQAYLDKHPDVRQELAAKSQAEGGSNDVLAYLNRHPDVRQHLIDLANKCTS; encoded by the coding sequence ATGACCGTGACTTCCAAGTCTGGCGTCCGTCTTCGGCGCGGACTGTCCGGCGTGCTTGCCGGTGGTCTGCTGAGCGCCATCGCATCGATGGTGATCGCGTTGCCGGTGGCCAGCGCCGATCCCCAGCAACAGTGCAATACCACCGTGGGGCAATCGGCGTCCCAAACCGTTCAGGCGTACTTGGACAAGCATCCCGACGTCAGGCAGGAGCTGGCCGCCAAGTCGCAAGCGGAGGGCGGCTCCAACGACGTGCTGGCCTACCTCAACCGGCATCCCGACGTGCGGCAGCATCTGATCGACCTCGCCAACAAGTGCACGTCGTAG
- a CDS encoding PPE family protein has product MSFLTLPPEIISQLLFSGAGSGPMLEASVAWNGLASELSSAAESFASVTSTLASQAWQGAAAAAMAAAAAPYAGWLSAAASQAQEAATQAQAVASAFESALAATVHPLAVEANRNDLVQLVMSNLFGQNWPAIAATEAYYEQMWAQDVAAMVGYHGGASAAAVQLTSGQAGLPAVPSLPGLGGIGGNNGSGSASAGSGSAGSGSAGSGSAGGGNQGSANVGSANVGSAYGGGNVGSGATGTTGATATAAGENVDTTNVVGGNAGIAGSNNLSGGNVGGVNPGFVGAGGMAAMTMAAATGTSATTTSRAGPRTTPPAAPETTPSPDAAETVAPEAPEAPEAEETTTPTAATPLVTTPASAVPAAAISATEASAAETRGPGERLALATPATEPSAAPETSKSETRAK; this is encoded by the coding sequence ATGAGTTTCCTGACGTTGCCACCCGAGATCATTTCTCAGCTGTTGTTTTCTGGCGCAGGCTCGGGCCCGATGCTGGAAGCTTCGGTGGCGTGGAATGGGCTCGCCTCGGAGCTGTCGTCTGCCGCAGAGTCGTTTGCCTCGGTGACCTCGACGTTGGCGTCTCAGGCGTGGCAGGGTGCGGCGGCGGCGGCGATGGCGGCGGCGGCCGCTCCGTATGCCGGCTGGTTGAGTGCGGCGGCATCTCAGGCTCAGGAGGCCGCCACCCAAGCTCAGGCGGTGGCCAGCGCGTTTGAGAGCGCGCTGGCCGCGACGGTGCATCCGTTGGCGGTGGAGGCCAATCGCAACGACTTGGTGCAGTTGGTCATGTCGAACCTGTTTGGGCAAAACTGGCCGGCGATTGCGGCCACGGAGGCCTACTACGAGCAAATGTGGGCGCAGGATGTGGCCGCGATGGTGGGCTATCACGGTGGGGCGTCGGCGGCGGCCGTGCAATTGACGTCGGGGCAGGCCGGTTTGCCGGCCGTGCCGAGCCTGCCCGGCCTCGGGGGCATCGGCGGTAACAACGGTAGTGGGAGCGCGAGCGCCGGTAGTGGGAGCGCCGGTAGTGGGAGCGCCGGCAGCGGCAGCGCCGGTGGCGGTAATCAGGGCAGCGCCAACGTGGGCAGCGCCAACGTGGGCAGCGCCTACGGCGGCGGCAACGTGGGGAGCGGAGCCACTGGCACCACTGGGGCTACTGCAACCGCCGCCGGCGAAAACGTGGACACCACCAACGTCGTCGGCGGCAACGCCGGCATTGCCGGCAGCAACAACCTAAGCGGTGGAAATGTCGGCGGCGTAAACCCAGGCTTCGTGGGGGCGGGCGGTATGGCCGCGATGACGATGGCCGCGGCGACGGGAACGTCGGCGACAACGACTTCTCGGGCGGGCCCCCGGACGACTCCGCCCGCGGCACCGGAAACCACGCCTTCCCCGGACGCGGCCGAAACGGTGGCACCGGAGGCCCCGGAAGCCCCGGAAGCCGAAGAAACCACGACTCCGACGGCGGCGACACCCCTTGTCACCACGCCGGCTTCGGCGGTGCCGGCGGCGGCGATTTCGGCAACGGAAGCCTCGGCGGCCGAAACTCGGGGTCCGGGGGAGCGGCTGGCGTTGGCAACACCGGCCACAGAACCTTCGGCAGCTCCGGAGACGTCGAAATCGGAAACCCGGGCCAAGTAA
- the dmpG gene encoding 4-hydroxy-2-oxovalerate aldolase yields MSTDIFFNPIWDVRMTDTSLRDGSHHKRHQFTKDEVGAIVAALDAAGVPVIEVTHGDGLGGSSFNYGFSKTPEQELIKLAAETANEAKIAFLMLPGVGTKDDIKEAQDNGGSICRIATHCTEADVSIQHFGLARELGLETVGFLMMAHTIPPEKLAAQARIMADAGCQCVYVVDSAGALVLEGVRDRVAALVAELGDDAQVGFHGHENLGLGVANSVEAVRAGAKQIDGSCRRFGAGAGNAPVEALIGVFDKIGVKTGIDFFDIADAAEDVVRPAMPAECVLDRNALIMGYSGVYSSFLKHAVRQAERYDVPASALLYRAGQRKLIGGQEDQLIDIALEIKREQDSGVAVTH; encoded by the coding sequence ATGAGCACCGATATCTTCTTCAACCCCATCTGGGACGTCCGCATGACCGACACGTCCCTGCGGGACGGGTCGCACCACAAGCGTCACCAGTTCACCAAGGACGAGGTCGGCGCCATCGTCGCGGCGCTGGACGCCGCGGGTGTCCCGGTCATCGAGGTAACCCACGGCGACGGGCTGGGCGGGTCGAGCTTCAACTACGGGTTCTCCAAGACGCCCGAGCAGGAACTGATCAAGCTCGCCGCCGAGACGGCCAACGAGGCCAAGATCGCGTTCCTGATGCTGCCCGGGGTGGGCACCAAAGACGACATCAAGGAGGCGCAGGACAACGGCGGGTCGATCTGCCGGATCGCCACCCACTGCACGGAAGCCGACGTGTCGATCCAGCACTTCGGGCTGGCCCGCGAGCTGGGCCTGGAAACCGTCGGGTTTTTGATGATGGCGCACACGATTCCGCCGGAGAAGCTGGCCGCGCAGGCGCGCATCATGGCCGACGCCGGTTGCCAGTGCGTCTACGTGGTCGACTCGGCCGGGGCGCTGGTCCTCGAAGGGGTGCGCGACCGGGTGGCGGCGCTGGTGGCCGAACTCGGCGACGACGCCCAGGTGGGTTTTCACGGCCACGAAAACCTTGGCCTGGGGGTGGCGAACTCCGTCGAGGCCGTGCGCGCCGGCGCCAAGCAGATCGACGGCTCCTGCCGCCGGTTCGGGGCCGGCGCGGGCAACGCGCCGGTCGAGGCCCTCATCGGGGTGTTCGACAAGATCGGCGTCAAGACCGGTATCGACTTCTTCGACATCGCCGACGCCGCCGAGGATGTCGTGCGCCCGGCCATGCCGGCCGAATGCGTGCTTGACCGCAACGCGCTGATCATGGGGTACTCCGGCGTCTACTCGAGCTTCCTCAAGCACGCCGTCCGGCAGGCCGAACGCTACGACGTGCCGGCGTCGGCGTTGCTGTACCGCGCCGGTCAGCGCAAGCTCATCGGCGGCCAGGAAGACCAACTCATCGACATCGCCCTGGAAATCAAACGCGAGCAAGACAGCGGCGTCGCGGTCACGCACTGA
- a CDS encoding acetaldehyde dehydrogenase (acetylating) encodes MPSKASVALKVAIVGSGNISTDLLYKLLRSDWLEPRWMVGIDPQSEGLARARRLGLETTHEGVDWLLAQPEKPDLVFEATSAYVHRDAAPKYAAAGIRAIDLTPAAVGPAVIPPANLREHLDAPNVNMITCGGQATIPIVYAVSRVVEVPYAEIVASVASVSAGPGTRANIDEFTKTTSKGVETIGGAKRGKAIIILNPADPPMIMRDTIFCAIPEDADREAIAKSIHDVVAEVQTYVPGYRLLNEPQFDEPSINSGGQALVTTFVEVEGAGDYLPPYAGNLDIMTAAATKVGEEIARKRDATLVAGGTR; translated from the coding sequence ATGCCGTCTAAGGCGAGTGTGGCCTTGAAAGTGGCCATTGTCGGGTCGGGAAACATCAGCACCGACCTGCTCTACAAACTGCTGCGATCGGACTGGCTGGAACCTCGCTGGATGGTGGGGATCGACCCGCAAAGCGAGGGCCTGGCGCGGGCCCGCAGGCTGGGCCTGGAGACCACCCACGAAGGGGTCGACTGGCTGCTGGCGCAGCCCGAGAAACCCGACCTGGTGTTCGAGGCGACCAGCGCCTACGTGCACCGGGACGCGGCACCCAAGTACGCGGCCGCGGGGATCCGGGCCATCGACCTGACGCCGGCCGCCGTCGGCCCCGCGGTGATCCCGCCGGCGAACCTGCGCGAGCACCTGGACGCGCCGAACGTCAACATGATCACCTGCGGGGGCCAGGCGACCATTCCGATCGTGTATGCGGTTTCGCGGGTAGTGGAAGTGCCCTACGCCGAAATTGTCGCCTCGGTCGCGTCAGTCTCGGCCGGCCCGGGCACCAGGGCCAATATCGACGAATTCACCAAGACCACCAGCAAGGGCGTCGAAACCATCGGCGGTGCAAAACGCGGCAAGGCGATCATCATCTTGAACCCGGCCGATCCGCCGATGATCATGCGCGACACCATTTTCTGCGCCATCCCCGAGGACGCCGACCGCGAGGCGATCGCCAAATCCATCCACGACGTGGTGGCCGAGGTGCAGACCTATGTGCCCGGATACCGGCTGCTCAACGAGCCGCAGTTCGACGAGCCGTCCATCAACTCCGGCGGCCAAGCCCTGGTCACCACGTTCGTCGAGGTCGAGGGCGCCGGGGATTACCTGCCGCCGTACGCGGGCAACCTCGACATCATGACCGCGGCGGCCACCAAGGTCGGCGAGGAGATCGCCCGTAAAAGGGATGCGACGCTGGTCGCAGGAGGTACGCGATGA
- a CDS encoding 2-keto-4-pentenoate hydratase: MLSVAIRDELAADLAQAERSREPISPLTAAHPEIDVVDAYEIQLINIRQRVAEGARVLGHKVGLSSLAMQQMMGVDEPDYGHLLDEMQVFEDTPVKASRYLYPRVEVEVGFILAADLPGAGCTEDDVLAATEALVPAIELIDTRITDWKIALCDTIADNASSAGFVLGEARVSPADIDVKAIDAVLTRNGEVVAEGRSDAVLGNPVTAVAWLARKVESFGVRLRKGDVVLPGSCTRAIDAHAGDQFVADFTGLGSVRLSFE, encoded by the coding sequence ATGCTCAGTGTTGCGATCCGCGACGAGCTGGCGGCCGACCTGGCGCAGGCCGAGCGCAGCCGCGAGCCGATCTCTCCGCTGACCGCCGCCCACCCCGAGATCGACGTGGTCGACGCCTACGAGATCCAGCTGATCAACATCCGCCAGCGGGTCGCCGAAGGAGCCCGCGTGCTGGGGCACAAGGTGGGGCTGTCGTCGCTGGCGATGCAGCAGATGATGGGGGTCGACGAGCCGGACTACGGGCATCTGCTCGACGAGATGCAGGTGTTCGAAGACACCCCGGTCAAGGCGAGCCGCTACCTGTATCCGCGGGTCGAGGTCGAGGTGGGTTTCATCCTGGCCGCGGACCTGCCGGGGGCCGGCTGCACCGAGGACGACGTGCTGGCGGCCACGGAGGCCCTGGTCCCCGCGATCGAGCTGATCGACACCAGGATCACCGACTGGAAGATCGCGCTGTGCGACACCATCGCCGACAACGCCTCTTCGGCGGGCTTCGTGCTGGGTGAGGCCCGGGTGTCGCCCGCCGACATCGACGTGAAGGCGATCGACGCGGTGCTGACCCGCAACGGCGAGGTGGTCGCCGAGGGCCGCAGCGATGCGGTGCTGGGCAATCCGGTCACCGCGGTGGCCTGGCTGGCCCGCAAGGTGGAAAGCTTCGGGGTGCGGCTCCGCAAGGGTGACGTCGTGCTACCCGGATCGTGCACGCGGGCGATCGACGCCCACGCCGGTGACCAGTTCGTCGCCGACTTCACGGGGCTGGGTTCCGTTCGGTTGTCGTTTGAATAG